The following DNA comes from Bradyrhizobium sp. SK17.
CGTCCTGCAAAGCATTGGGATCGGCGGTCAGGACCGGGATGCCGTCCTCGTCCAGCGGCACCGGCGGGGCGGCCTCCTCGCCGCCTTTCAGCGAGATCGCGGCGACGCCGGTGAGGCCCTGGAATTCGAGACCGACCAGGGTGTCCTTGCGGAGCGGCGCGCTGTTCTCGATCATCGCCAGCGCGACCACGCGGCGCGGGTTGTCGAGCTTGACCGAGACGACTTCCCCTATTCGGATACCGTTGAAATTGACGTTACCGCCGTTGCGCAGGCCCGACGCCGGCCCCTCGAAGATCACCCGCAACGGGCTGCGCTGCTTGGTGGTGTGCAGGCTCTGGAACCACAGCACGAAGCCGAACGCCGCGGCGATGACCGCCAGGGTGAAGGCTCCGATCAAGACGTAGTTCGCCCGCGTTTCCATCAATTACTCGCGTTCATACCCTTGGACCCCACGCAGCCGACCTGCGCGCGAGCCCGTCGAATTCCCCATTGCCGCATGATCTCGTCAAACCGGTGGTCTCGTCTCGGGATCATGGCTAAGCCACAACGGCACGGGCGCGCTTGCCGTTGAAATATTGCTGCAACCACGGATGCTGCGATGCCTTCATGTCGGCGATCGATCCTGCAGCAATGATCTTACCGTTCCCTAAAACGGCGATCCGGTCGCACGCGGTGTAGAGGCTGTCGAGATCGTGGGTTACCATGAAAACGGTCAGCCCCAAAGTGCGCTGCAATGTGCGCACCAGCTCGTCGAAATCGCCGGCGCCGATCGGGTCGAGGCCCGAGGTCGGCTCGTCGAGGAACACGAGCTCAGGGTCGAGCGCGAGCGCGCGCGCCAGCGCGACGCGCTTGATCATGCCGCCCGAAAGTTCCGACGGATAGCGATCGGCGACCTCGGGCTTCAGCCCGACCATCACGAGCTTCGCCACCATGATCTCGTCGAGCAGCCGCTGCGAGACCCGAAGATATTCGCGCGCCGGGAACTGGATGTTCTGGCGCACCGTGAGCGAGGAGAACAACGCGCCCTGCTGGAACAGGATGCCCCAACGCCGCTCGACGGCGCGGCGCTGCGCCGAGTTGGCGGCATCGAGGTCGACGCCGAACACTTCGATGCGGCCGGAAACCTTCGGCACCAGGCCGATGATGGTGCGCGTCAGCACCGACTTGCCGGCGCCCGACGGCCCGACGAAGCCGAGGATCTCGCCGCGCTTGACGTCGAGGTTGAGGCCGTCGAGCACCCGGGTCTCGCCGAACTGCACGGTGATGTCGCGGACCCGGATGATGGCGTCGTTGTCCTCGTCCGCCATGATCACATCCCGATCGAGGCGAAGAAGATCGCGAACACGCCGTCCATCACGATCACGAAGAAGATTCCCTTCACCACCGACGCGGTGGTGTGCTGTCCGAGCGACTCCGCCGAGCCCTGCACCGCCAGCCCCTCGACGCAGGCGACGATGCCGATCACCGCCGCCATGACCGGCGCCTTGACCATGCCGACGATGAAATGGTCGATCGATATGGCATCACGAAGGCGGAGCAGGAAGGCTTCCGGATCGACGCCGCCATAGAGCCAGGCCACCAGGCCGCCGCCATAGAGCGCGGCCATTGCACCGAGGAAGGCCAGGATCGGCAGCGCCAGCACCAGCGCCAGCATGCGCGGCAGGATCAGCACCTCGATCGGATCGAAGCCCATGGTGCGCAGCGCGTCGATCTCCTCGCGCATCTTCATCGAGCCGAGCTCGGCGGTATAGGCCGAGCCCGAGCGGCCCGCGACCATGATCGCGACCAGTAGCACGCCGATCTCGCGCAGCACCAGCACGCCCAGCATGTCGACGACGAAGATGTCGGCGCCGAACCTGCGGAAATGGAAGATGCCCTGCTGCGAGATGATGCAGCCGATCAGGAAGGTGATCAGCACCACGATCGGCACCGCGCGCAGGCAGACCTGTTCGAGGTGATGCACCGTCGAGGTGAAGCGGAAGCTGCGCGGATGGATCAGCACCCAGGCGGCCGCGGCCAGCACCGCGCCGAGCATATCGACCAGGCCGACGATGGTGCCGCTGATCCCGGCCACGGTGCGCCCGATCTGCTCGAGCATGCCCACGATCAGCAGCGGTTCACCCGCGGCCTTGGGCGCGGGATCGACGCGGCGGACCTCGTCGACCAGGCTGGAATAATTCGCCGAGAGGCCGGCAATCTCGGCTTCGGCACCGGTGTCGCTGAGGCTGCGGCGCAGCCGTTCGATCAGCCAGGCGCCGAAGGTGTCGAGGCTTGCGACCTGCGACACGTCGATAAAAATATGCGGGCGGCTGCCGCGCAGCTTCTCGGCATCGGAGACGATCCGCTCGAGCGCCGGCGCGAAGCGGGCCGTCCAGTTGCCCGCCGCGCACAACGCCAGTCCTTCGCCTTGGGCTATCCGCTCCAGTGTCGGGTCGCCGCTCACCTTTTGCCTACCCCTCAAGCCGGCTGGCCGCCGCTTATGCAGATCTCCGGCGGCTTGCCGGATCGGCTTGTCGAATCTGTCACTAACCAGCCATAGTTGGTTGCGCGTCGCAAGCTACGGTTCAGGAAATAGTAGACTTTAAAATGACTTCCACCTCACGCGGAACTGTTTCCTTGACGGTGAGGATCGAGCGCTGGCCGATCGCGGGCTCGTTCACGATCAGCCGTGGCGCCAAGACCGAAGCCGTCGTCGTGGTGGCGGAGGTCGGCCAGGGCGGCCTGATTGGCCGCGGCGAATGCGTGCCCTATCCGCGCTATGGCGAAACGCCGGAGGCGACCCTGGAGGCGATCCAGGCCATGCAGGAACCGCTTGCCGGCGGTATGGACCGCATCGCCCTGCAAGGGCGGATGCCCACCGGGGCCGCCCGCAATGCGCTGGACTGCGCGCTAGCGGACCTCGAGGCGAAGCGCGCCGGTCGGCGGATATGGAACCTGCTCGGCCGGTCTGCGCCAGAACCCCGCACCACCGCCTACACGATCTCGCTCGGGACATCAGAGGCGATGGCGGAAGCCGCCGCGAAGGCCGCGCACCGCGCGCTGCTCAAGATCAAGCTCGGCGGCGATGGCGACGGCGCGCGGATCGCCGCCGTGCGCAAGGCGGCGCCGGGTTCCGAGTTGATCGTCGATGCCAACGAGGCCTGGACCGAGGACAACCTTGCCGCCAACCTCAAGGCCTGCGCCGATGCCGGCGTCACTTTGATCGAGCAGCCGCTGCCGGCGGGCAAGGACGAAGCGCTGGCGCGGATCAAGCGGCCGGTCGCGGTGTGCGCTGACGAGAGCGTGCACGATCGCGCCTCGCTCGCCGGATTGCGCGGCCGCTACGACGCGGTCAACATCAAGCTCGACAAGACCGGCGGACTGACCGAGGCGATGGCGATGGCGGATGCCGCCCGCGCGCTCGGCTTCGAGATCATGATCGGCTGCATGGTCGCGACCTCGCTGTCGATGGCGCCGGCGATGCTGATCGCGCAGGCCGCCCGCTTCGTCGATCTCGACGGCCCGCTGCTGCTGGCGAAGGATCGCGACCATGGCCTGCGCTACGAGGGCAGCCAGGTCTATCCGCCGGACGCGGCGCTGTGGGGATGATGATGGGTTAGGCGTCCACGCGCCAGCCACGCCACCAGCCCGCCGGTGGCCGCCATCGCCGCCATCATGTCGTAGACGCCGAGCCCGAAGCGCGCATAGACCATGCCACTGACGATCGCCGTGGTGCTGGCGACGATGCCGCCGCAGGCGGTGAGATAGCCCTGCGCGCGCGCCATCACATGCCCCGGCACGTGCTGCACCATCAACCCCATGACGCCGACCTGGGTCAGGCCGAAGCTCAAGCCGTGTCCGAGCTGGACCACGGCGAGCACCGCGAGCGGCGGGTCCTGCGCGGTGATCGCCCAGCGCGCCGCGGCGCTGGCCGCTGCGATCATCACCAGCACCGCCGACGGCAGCGTGAAGCGCGGCGACAATGCGAACAGCACGATCTCGGCGATCACGCCGATCACCCAGAGGCATGCGATGGTCAGGCCGTTGAAGCCGGCCTGCTGCCAGGCAATCGAGGCGAAGATGTAATAGGCGCCGTGGCTGCCCTGGATCAGCGACGAGGCCACGATAATGGCGAGAAAGGTCGGATTGCGCAGCAGTCTTGGCGCGCCGGCCTTCGGCGCGGCGGCCGCCGCCGGACGGCCGAGCGGCCGCAAGGTCAGCCCGACCAGCGCGCCGAGCAGCGTCATGGCCGTGATGATCCAGATCAAATCGACCTCCGCGACGTAGCGGAGCAGGAAACCACTGACCAGCGCGCAGACCGCGAAGGCCGCCGACCCCCACAGCCGCAGCGGCCCGTAGCTGAGGCCGAATTGCCGGACGCCGCGCAGCGCATAGGCGTCGGTGAGCGGCACCATCGGCGTCCAGACGCAGCAGGTCAGCGCGTAGACCGCAAGCAGCACGAACGGCTGATGCTGGGTGCCGATCACGACGAAGCCCAGCGCCGTGGCGAAGCCGGTGGCGATGATCGCGCCGCGCAGCATCTGGCGCCGTTCCGCCGCCGCGGTGATCAGCGGCAGCACGGTGAAGCGCGTCACCGGCGGCACGGCGGTGATGATGCCGATCCAGGTGGCATCGATCCCGATCGCCTTCAGCCACACCGTGAAGAACGGCAGATGCACCCCGGTCATGCCGAACAGCGTGGCGTAGAATGCCGCGAGCCTTCGCGCGAATCGCCGCGATGCAACCCTGGCTGCAATGGGGATTTGTGATTCGGAAGACATCAATTCAATTGCGATTCGCGCGATATCGTGGTGATCGTTAGCGTAACGCGCAGTGATTTGCGCGAAGAGATTGTGATGGCCGAAGAAGCATTCGCCCTGTCTCCGATATCCGCCCGCGCGGCCCTGCCGAGCGAGGAGGACTATGCCGCGATCAGCGCGGCCTTCATGGAGACCTCGCGGGGCCGCTGGTTCCTCGGCGAATACGCCAAGCGCAACCGCAATGCCGACACAAGCATGGTGCTCGACGCCGTGGCGCGGATCGAAGAGAGCCTCAGCGCCCAGCGGCAGGCCGCCGCGGACGCGATCAGGGACGAGCAGTTGGCGCAGGCGCTGGCCGCCTTGCGCGGCGCGATCGAGGCCAGCCAGGCGTCCGCGATCGCCGCGCTCGACGGCATCAGCTTCGAGCCGAACCTCGCGCCGGTGCGCAAGGGCGTGCGGGTGATCCGGGAGATCTCCTGGCGGCTGCGCGAGATCGGCAATGACGGCCGGATCTGCGACATCATCGATTCGCAGGCCAGCGCGATCGAGTCCGGTGCTGCGCAGGTTTCGATGGACGACGCCAAGGCCGTGCTGGATGCCGCCTTCGCGGCGCTGGCCCGCCGGCTCAGCGAGTTCGATCCGGACAAGGCGGTCACGCCTGCGGCCAAGCCTGAAGTGGCCGAGGGCCCGGTTGCGGAACCGGCCGCGCCCTCTGCACCGCCGCCAGCAGCCGAAAGCGCCGCCGCGGCCGATAACATTGCTCCAGAAGCCGCCATGGCCGCTGCGTCGCCAGCGCTGCCCCAGGAGACCATTGCAGCGCCGAACGCCGAGGCCGCGATGCCTGCCGCAACGCCGAGCGCTGAGGCGGCTACGGCCGTGATGCCGCAACCGAGCGAGGCCTGGCTCAAAGCCGAAGCCGCACTGGCCGAAGCCGAAGCTGCGGAGCTCGCCCGGGTCACCGACGATGCCGCCGCCGACGCGCAGGACGAAGCGGTGCTCGACCTGATCGCGATGGAGATGGGCGCGCCCGATCCGGTCGACGAAGAGGCGATCGCCGAGGAAATGCGCGCCGCCGAGGAGATGCGTGTCGCCGAGGCGATGGCGGCCGAGCCCGACATGGTCGCGCCCGCGACGGAGCCCGAACCCGCGCCTGAGCCGATGCTGGCGGCCGAGCCGAAGCTCGAGATCGAATCGTCGGCAGTCGCCGTGACGCCGATTGCCTCGGCTCCAGCGGCCGTGCCGCCGCCTCTCCCGGCGAGCGTTGAAATTGCCCCGGCGCCCGCGGCAGAGGTTTCCCTCGGCGCGACCATCATTGCGAGCGGCCTGCTGAAGAAGCCGAGCGTAGCAGCCAACGATCCGCTGGCGCCGATCCGCCGCATGAGCCAGGCCGAGAAACTCGCGTTCTTCTCTTGATCGAGTTCGCGCCTGGCCGCGCAACGAAACAGGGGCAGAACGGCACCGCCCTGCCCCCGCTTGATCTCAAATCGTAGCCGTCAGGCGACGAGCTTCGCGAACAAATCCGCGTCGACATTGCCGCCCGAGAGCACGATGACGACGTTCTTGCCTCGGGCGTCGATCCGCCCGGCCAGCAGCGCGGCAAGGCCGATGGCGCCACCGGGTTCGACCACGAGTTTCAGCTCGCGATAGGCAAAGGCAACCGCCGCACCAACCTCTTCGTCGGTCGCGCTGACGCCGTTGGCGAGCAGCTTGCTGTTGATCGCAAAAGTAAGCTCGCCCGGCATCATCGCCATCAGCGCGTCGCAGATGGTGCGCGCCGCAACCGGATGCGCCTCGCGATGCCCGACCTTGAGCGACAGCGCGTGATCGTCATAGCCCGCGGGCTCGGCGACGATGACCTGGGCCTGTGGATATTTTGCTTTCACCGCGGTGGCGACACCGGCGATCAGGCCACCGCCCGACGCGGGCGCGACGACGATATCGGGGGTCAGCCCGAGCGCCGCCATGTCCTCGGCGATCTCGCGGCCGGCGGTGCCCTGGCCCGCGATCACCAGGGGATCGTCATAGGGAGGCACCAACGTCGCGCCGCGCTTGCTGGCGATGCCGCTGGCGATCGCCGCGCGGTCGTCGCGATCGCGATCGTAGAGCACGACTTCGGCGCCATACGACTTGGTCCGCTCGCGCTTGGTGAGCGGCGAGTCCGCGGGCATCACGATGGTCGCCTGCATGTTGAGGATCTTGGCCGCCGCGGCGACACCCTGGGCATGGTTGCCCGAGGAGAACGCGACGACACCTCCGCTCCGCTTGTCCTGCGGGATCGAGGCAAGCTTGTTGAACGCACCGCGAAACTTGAACGATCCGGTCCGCTGCAACATCTCGGGCTTGAGGAAAACCTGGCTGCCGACACGTTCGTTGAGAACGGGGAAGGTCAGGAGCGGCGTGCGCACCGCGAACGGCGCGACCACCCTTGCGGCGGCATCGATGTCCGCGGCAGCGACGGGTGGATTTGAAACGGTGTCCGTCATCCGCGATTTGTATCGCGACGGAGCGCGGCCCGGCAAGACGCTTTAACGTGAGATTGTTTAGCGCGAGGTCGGCTGGCTCGCCGGCAGGCCTGCGAAATGGTGCTCCTCGGCACCGAATTCGAACACCTCCCCCTCGCCGTCCGGCGCCGCGGGGCGGACGTTCAGGCAGCGCTCGATGAACACCCGGGCCGACGCCTGCCAGGTATGCAGCGCGGCGAAATCGACGCAGGCCTGCCGCGGGATGCTGAGCGCCTCCAGGCAGGCGTGATGCAGATCCTCGTCGAGCACGCCGACCGGTGCCGCGCCAATCACGTCGCGGGGGCCGGTGACCGGAAATGCGGCAACCGGCAGACCGCTCGCCAAGGCCTCGAGCAACACCAGACCGAACGTATCGGTGCGGCTGGGGAAAACGAACACATCGGCCGCCGCATAGATCTCAGCCAATTCTTCTCCATGGCGCGCGCCGAGGAAGACGGCTTCCGGATATTTCCGCTCCAGCGCAGCCCGCGCCGGGCCGTCCCCGACCACAACCTTGGTGCCGGGCAAATCGAGATCGAGGAATGCCTCGAGGTTTTTCTCCACCGCGACCCGGCCGACGCTCAGATAGACCGGCTGCGGCAGGCAGAGATCGACATCACGCGGATGGAACAGCGCGGTGTCGACGCCGCGCGACCACAGCACCACGTTGCGGAAGCCACGCTGGCGCAGTTCGGCCGCCAGCGCCGGCGTCGCCGCCATCACGGCCCGGCTCGGCTTGTGGAACCAGCGCAACGCACGCCACACCCAGGCTTCCGGAACCGGCGTCCGTGCCGACACATACTCCGGGAAACGGGTGTGGAAGCTCGTCGTGAACGGCAGGCCGTGCTTGCGGCAATAGCGGCGGACCGAAAGCCCGATCGGGCCTTCGGTCGCGATATGGATGCTGTCGGGCTTGGCCGCCTTGATCAGGCTGGCGACCTTGGCCTGATACGGCAATGCCAGCCGGAGATCGCGGTAGCTCGGCATCGCGAAGGTGCGGAACTCGTCCGGCGTCAGGAAACTCACCTCGACGCCGAGCGATTTCGCCGCCTGCGCCATCATGGT
Coding sequences within:
- a CDS encoding threonine/serine dehydratase, whose translation is MTDTVSNPPVAAADIDAAARVVAPFAVRTPLLTFPVLNERVGSQVFLKPEMLQRTGSFKFRGAFNKLASIPQDKRSGGVVAFSSGNHAQGVAAAAKILNMQATIVMPADSPLTKRERTKSYGAEVVLYDRDRDDRAAIASGIASKRGATLVPPYDDPLVIAGQGTAGREIAEDMAALGLTPDIVVAPASGGGLIAGVATAVKAKYPQAQVIVAEPAGYDDHALSLKVGHREAHPVAARTICDALMAMMPGELTFAINSKLLANGVSATDEEVGAAVAFAYRELKLVVEPGGAIGLAALLAGRIDARGKNVVIVLSGGNVDADLFAKLVA
- a CDS encoding glycosyltransferase family 1 protein; the encoded protein is MTHILVATDAWHPQVNGVVRTLTMMAQAAKSLGVEVSFLTPDEFRTFAMPSYRDLRLALPYQAKVASLIKAAKPDSIHIATEGPIGLSVRRYCRKHGLPFTTSFHTRFPEYVSARTPVPEAWVWRALRWFHKPSRAVMAATPALAAELRQRGFRNVVLWSRGVDTALFHPRDVDLCLPQPVYLSVGRVAVEKNLEAFLDLDLPGTKVVVGDGPARAALERKYPEAVFLGARHGEELAEIYAAADVFVFPSRTDTFGLVLLEALASGLPVAAFPVTGPRDVIGAAPVGVLDEDLHHACLEALSIPRQACVDFAALHTWQASARVFIERCLNVRPAAPDGEGEVFEFGAEEHHFAGLPASQPTSR
- a CDS encoding ABC transporter permease produces the protein MSGDPTLERIAQGEGLALCAAGNWTARFAPALERIVSDAEKLRGSRPHIFIDVSQVASLDTFGAWLIERLRRSLSDTGAEAEIAGLSANYSSLVDEVRRVDPAPKAAGEPLLIVGMLEQIGRTVAGISGTIVGLVDMLGAVLAAAAWVLIHPRSFRFTSTVHHLEQVCLRAVPIVVLITFLIGCIISQQGIFHFRRFGADIFVVDMLGVLVLREIGVLLVAIMVAGRSGSAYTAELGSMKMREEIDALRTMGFDPIEVLILPRMLALVLALPILAFLGAMAALYGGGLVAWLYGGVDPEAFLLRLRDAISIDHFIVGMVKAPVMAAVIGIVACVEGLAVQGSAESLGQHTTASVVKGIFFVIVMDGVFAIFFASIGM
- a CDS encoding ABC transporter ATP-binding protein, whose translation is MADEDNDAIIRVRDITVQFGETRVLDGLNLDVKRGEILGFVGPSGAGKSVLTRTIIGLVPKVSGRIEVFGVDLDAANSAQRRAVERRWGILFQQGALFSSLTVRQNIQFPAREYLRVSQRLLDEIMVAKLVMVGLKPEVADRYPSELSGGMIKRVALARALALDPELVFLDEPTSGLDPIGAGDFDELVRTLQRTLGLTVFMVTHDLDSLYTACDRIAVLGNGKIIAAGSIADMKASQHPWLQQYFNGKRARAVVA
- a CDS encoding MFS transporter: MSSESQIPIAARVASRRFARRLAAFYATLFGMTGVHLPFFTVWLKAIGIDATWIGIITAVPPVTRFTVLPLITAAAERRQMLRGAIIATGFATALGFVVIGTQHQPFVLLAVYALTCCVWTPMVPLTDAYALRGVRQFGLSYGPLRLWGSAAFAVCALVSGFLLRYVAEVDLIWIITAMTLLGALVGLTLRPLGRPAAAAAPKAGAPRLLRNPTFLAIIVASSLIQGSHGAYYIFASIAWQQAGFNGLTIACLWVIGVIAEIVLFALSPRFTLPSAVLVMIAAASAAARWAITAQDPPLAVLAVVQLGHGLSFGLTQVGVMGLMVQHVPGHVMARAQGYLTACGGIVASTTAIVSGMVYARFGLGVYDMMAAMAATGGLVAWLARGRLTHHHPHSAASGG
- the dgcA gene encoding N-acetyl-D-Glu racemase DgcA, giving the protein MTSTSRGTVSLTVRIERWPIAGSFTISRGAKTEAVVVVAEVGQGGLIGRGECVPYPRYGETPEATLEAIQAMQEPLAGGMDRIALQGRMPTGAARNALDCALADLEAKRAGRRIWNLLGRSAPEPRTTAYTISLGTSEAMAEAAAKAAHRALLKIKLGGDGDGARIAAVRKAAPGSELIVDANEAWTEDNLAANLKACADAGVTLIEQPLPAGKDEALARIKRPVAVCADESVHDRASLAGLRGRYDAVNIKLDKTGGLTEAMAMADAARALGFEIMIGCMVATSLSMAPAMLIAQAARFVDLDGPLLLAKDRDHGLRYEGSQVYPPDAALWG